AGGAAcaacaaaggcaaaggaCCCAACAAGATGCAAACAAAAACCTTGGCTTCACCCAAGCTTTCGAGTATGGTCAACGATCTAACATCGAGTATGTTTATCTTCTTATTTTGGGCTTATACGATCTGAGCGATTTTGATTCGATAGTGGTACTCGGATAAATATTGTTGAAACAGAGTTAGCCAAACTGGCATTGAAACTCGACTTGCCCTTGGGACAGCCTCCATCGTCAGCAGCGCCGTCATGTTAATACTTCTTCTTTGGATCGACTTGTGATACATCATTATGTTCCATGTTTACATTTATTCGGATCAGGTTTGCATGCTCTTTACCCGTCCGATATTGTAAACCGCGAGTTGATTTTTTATCCTTGCATTCTTATGTCCTTGTTTTAGTATTGCTGTCCTTCTCTGTTCATTCTGTATAAATGCTATACGTATGCCTACTAGGAATTTTTGTCGAGTTTTGGAAAATCAATATACATATCGGACTAATTGGTGGTAACTAACGCAAGTCATTTGGAAAATAAAGGCAACTTACATTCTGGATTTTCTTGGTCAGTAAGGTCATCAAAGGCATGTTTGTGGGCGAGGCTTTCATCCTACTCCACAAATAAATAGTCTGCTATATAGGATCGAATAATCTACTTACCAAAACTTCTTGTCCTGTTTGTTCTGGCGACCTGTTGTATCGTTCTCGACGTTTCAGTACATTTCGCCGCATAAGATGAACCCGAAGAACGAAGATGGTAACAAGCTGAACCCCATAAACGACCAGGTGGGCCACGAAAGCTTTGAGATATCTTGGTTTGTCGTTGTCGCGGAAAACTATGATACAATTTGGTTCCACTAAAATGAAAAGTAGAAGGAATGTGAATATACCCTGAGGACCAACGGCATTTCCAACTGCCCATGCACTAAACAAAAGCTCTTGAATGATGATTGTGTCAGAGTATACCTACATGGAACCTACATGAACACCATACTGGAAGCTACAACTTGCTTGGTGCGCTACAAAGGGAGAAAAAATCAGAGGACAGAACATGTAGACTCCCCGATATCTAATACGTACTCCGCCAATATTTCCAGACATCACAGCAAGATTCAGTACAGCAACAGCCCCGAAGCCTTGGGTACAACTACGGAGATGAGCACTCACGAAAATTGAATAGAACAACCCTTACTAAAATGCTAAAAGAAGGCCTACTTTCGTTTTAGCAGAAGTCGGAACGCCTGGTCAAAATGAATCATTAGATGGTGGCAAACCGACTGGAAATAACCTTTACATAAGAAGACAATCGTTCCCGCAACATTGGGTAATGTGTAAATCTTGTCAGGAAGGTCAAGCAAACAAGCCACGACCACTGTGTAAATGACGTACGAATTCAAGAATAAGACGCTCGTTGAATCTTTTGGAAAGATAAGCCGCGCTAAAAAGGAAGATCATGATAATAACACCTAAAGGTGCCTCAGAATACCACCTCAATTTCGATATAACAGACAGACCTTGAGCGATAGCCAACAGGTATGTTTGTAGCTGAGTAAATCCCTTCAGAATCATTATCAGTGGCAAGCCTTTATCCTTGGACAATTGAACTCACAAATTCAGTCAATATGATGTTTGAGAATGCCCCCAATCCTCCAGTTGGCAGAGCATTTGTGATAGATATTATTGTGACGGCCCAAACAGTCGAATCTCTTAACGCCTCGCCTGATGTCTGACTGATAACGGCGCGCCACTTAGGCATCGATTAATTACTTACGAGCTTGATAGAACTACATGAAATATGTAAGTGACAATGAATAATACGCTTGAACATAATAGACCACAAATTATTCGAGAATGAAGGTAGCTACCTTAAACTTCCTGTTCTGTATTCCAGTATCATTTTTCCTCACTCTCTCTGCCATAAGTAGTCGGTCTTCAGGTGAGAAACACGAAGCACGCATTGGACTGTCTGGAAGCCACCAAAGCACAAAGAGCCCCCACACAAACGTGATGCAACCAAGAAGCTGCGAACAAAACACTTAGTCAGAATTCAAAACTGCTACACTCTGATGCCTGCCGTGAATAGAATTTGCCAGTTCTTTAACCTGGCATGGTGCACTTGAGCGATTCCATATGCAATCAAGCCGCCTACACATTGCTGAAAGCCGTTCATCGAATAAAATGCACCAATAACAAGTGCTTGCTCCTCACGAGTGTACCACATTGTCGAACTAAAAGAAAACGGTCGTTCAGTGTGAGTACCAAAATGTAGATGACAAAAAATTTTACAGAAATACAAAAGCAGGTTGGCATACGCATTCGAAAACACCCAGCAAAGTTCTGACAATAATGAGACCTGTAAAATCAGTGCATGCAGCTGTGCATGCAAGGACGGCACCCCAAGCAGCAATGCTAACGGAAATGATTAACATTTGGAATTCGTCAAACTGTTTGCATACTTTAAACCAAGATATTTTGCCACAGGTAATCTCTGGATTAGACGATTGGTAGGGAACTCCCAGAGAAGTCTTGGGATTGAGATGAGCTTTGACAATCCAAAGAATAAGTAAGATATAACTCACATCGCTATATACActaaagagaaaaaatagaaaaaacgGTCCTTAAAACGATGTCAACAAAATTGCTAACCACAAGTTGTTAGCCATGCATATTGCTGCCCTTGCAATCGAGTGTCTTCCCGAATTCCCATAATCGATGCGAAGTTGATTGTTCTAAAATAATAAAATCAGAACGGAACCATATGCAAAATTATCAAGGATGAATTTATACCCTTTATCCAGAGTTTGGGCAACTGAAAAGACGCTGATGGTCAGAAAAGCAAAGCTgtggtgtgatctcttccTACAATATGTTACGACCATGACACTCTGAAAGAACACGGAATTCAACGATTTATTCAACACCAGCAATTGTTCATATATCTGTTCACTCACGAGAACTCGCTTATGAATGAGCCACCTGAGCCTCGAGTTTGTGACATCGTTAATGACAGTAGTTTGGGGAACAAGTTTGCTTTGAGCAAAAAACTGTACTACTTCGGCGTCGATACCTATCAAAAAATGAGAACCTGGACGTACGCCTGCATATAGTATGGACGTACCGCTACCACCAAAGTTCCGTATGCTTGGAGAAGATATAGCATCGTCATGAGGAAATTTATCAATCTGATCGACGGCGGCCATTTAGGGTGATTTGTGAAGCAACAATGCGCCGCACAAACAGGGTGATAGTGTATTGCTACAGAAGTCCATCATTTTATACAAACACTTGACACACGGTCCGGTGGGTGAGGTTTGTGCGTCGTTTGGAGTTCAAGAAGGTTGTTCCTCTGTACCATTCTGTTTTAAATATTAATTTTAGATCCTTGTCCTCATGGAGCGCCTAGCAAAGTGAAGGACAAATTGAGAAATGACATGATCCAGTGACACGACAGGCGGGCCGGTTGGGATTGCAGTACTGACCTTCAGATGATTTAAAGACTCGGAAAAAGTCTTTGAAGATGAGGTTCTTTTGCTGAAGATGTCCCAAAGAAACGCCAATCCTTTGAAACAACAAGTGTTAAACCATATTGATGCTCTAATAAAATGTCTCGTCAACATCGAGGATACAACAGGAGAATATTTGCTGACCCTCTCCGATGGAAGGGTCATCGACACCAAAGGCTGGAATGATTGGGAAGTGAGTATGTAAATCTAATTTGATCTGCAGGTCCTCCTCACCTCTATCCTCCCCCCAGTGGACACACGGGATAGGTAAAATATCAAGACATGACCATCAATATCTGTTTACATTTCACTAGGCCTGTATGGCCTTTGGCAGTTTTATGAGGTGACTGGCAATCAAGGAGCACTTCGGGTATGCTTGGATTGGTTCCGAGATCGTTTTGCTGTTGGCACTTCAAAGGTATGTATAGAATAAGATCTGTTATATCCCAAAACAATATGTTCACCATACACGAGAATGTGAACACGATGTCACCTCTTCTCACAGCAGCAAACATCCATGACTCTCGACTGGCCAACTATAGTGTTCACATGGATTCATGGGCAGAATGGGTCATGTATGAGATGCCTCGAACAGAAGAAGGAGGCCTGCAGCACATCACCTACCTAGAAGACAACAAGGAGCAACTCTGGGACGATACTTTGATGATGTCGGTATTGCCACTCACGAAAATCGGTATTGTCTttggaagaaatgaataTATTGAGGAGGCAAAAAGACAGTTTCTTCTCCAGTGAGTATCTCTGTTAAGATTCGGTAGGAAATTACTTGGCTTACCTATATTCTAAGTATTCACTATCTCAGAGATATTCAAACAGGTTTATGGTTTCACGGTAAGGTTTTTGTAAATCGACATACGAGATCTGATTCCAAGCCAATCAACCAGGGTGGACTTTCGCCGGACGACATCATTTCGGACGTGTCCATTGGGCCAGAGGGAACTGTTGGGTAACAATCGCCATTCCTGATTTCATCCAGCTCTTGGGTCTTCCTCAAGACGACGGCTTACGATTGTTCCTGGTTTCAACATTACGCGCCCAAATCGATGCCTTGGTTGCCTGTCAAGATCAAGCCTCAGGGCTATGGCACACGATTCTTGACGACCAAACATCATATTTGGAGGCGTCCGCATCGGCAGGTTTCGCATACGGTATTTTGAAAGCTTTGAGATTAAGACTTGTCTCAAGGGAAGAGCGATATGAGTTGGCGTCCAAAAAGGCGATAGAAGGTGTTATTGCCAATATTTCAGAAGCTGGGGAGTTGATGAACGTATCCTTCGGGACCCCCGTTTTTAATGATGCCGAAAGCTACAGGAAGGTACCACTGACAAGCATGCCATACGGTCAAAGTTTGGCTTTGCTTGCTCTCACTGAGTATCTGAGAACATTTCTGTAGATAACCTCACATAAACCGACCATGCCATGTACATTGTAGAGCCAACGTAGCCGTTTAACCACCTTCAGCCACAAGAATACGCAAATGCCTTCCTACGTGAATAGGAACAAAGTAGTCTTTGTAAGTGCAAAAATCGCTTATGCTATTTCATAGGTCGGTAAGAGAAGGATAGATAGAAGAAATCAAAACTTACTCTGTATCTATAATCTGCATATCCAGCTTCCTGAATAAATAACCAAAGAAGAGGTACAGCTCCGCCCACGCCATGCTGGAAAAAAAGTTGAAATGAGCTAGGCGACGCTAAATCAACAATAAGAGGTCATACCTCATACCCATGCACATGCGTGGTCCAGCAGAAAATGGCACCAAAAAACGGCCCAAAGACAGATGAGAAGAATGAAGCCATCGTTCGGGTTTAAATTGAGACGGATTAGGGAATAAGGTCTCGTTCAGATGTACTGAGGTGACACTCATGGAAACGATTGTCTTTGACAAGTATGAGTTTCAACATATACGGAgctttgaagttgaaatCTTACATTCGGGGGAATCTCGAATCCACCAACCTTCGCACCTGAGTGGCCTACAATCCTCGGCAAAGGTGTTACAAATCCGTGAGAAAGACGCAAAGATTCCTTTATGACGGCAGTCTACGGTTATTTCTCATTAGTTAGGAAAACACCGCTTTCAATGTAAGAAACTACTTACAAGGTAAGGTAACTTCTGCAAAAATGCAAGGTCGACTGGGACCGTTTTGTCAGGCCATTGTGTGCGAAGTTCGGTGATGAGTTGTGTGTAAATAACCTTGTCATTGAGAACATAGAACGTCCCAACTGTACAAGTGTTACCAACTGTGTCGCTTCCAGCTTGAAGGAGCGAAAGGCTCTCGTCGATGATGGCTTGCAGAGAAGGATATATCAGACCGGCTTTGGACATAGGGTCAAATAATCGGTGGCAAATAGTTGATAGGGAAGGCTCGGGGTGAGCTTTAAGTTTGACCTCCTGAGCAGTACGATCCAATGACGCAACAAGAAAATTCCGTACAAAAAGCAGTGCTTGAAACTGCTCGAATATACTCCTCGCACACCACTTTGACTTTGGCAGAATAGATAGAATAGGCAGCACCCATGGAAACGATTTGATCACCCATAACAGGGGCAGGGCAATCTGTATGTTCAACAAAAGGGGCGAGGAGAAATCGGGGTATTCAATGGCATCAAGACAGTGGCCAAACATGTACGCAGTTATTATATCCAAAGTTGCGCTTCGAAAGGCCAAAAACATGTCTGTAGTGGTGCCTGATGTTGTTTCTAGTTTGGAGACGAGCCGATCAACCTAAGCAGTTGGATAAGTATAGGGATGACCAACGTCATATATCTTTGCTTACTTTTTGCTGGATCACATCCTCTAATTTTATAACTTCCTTTCGGGAGAAAAACTTGTTCATGAATGAACGTCGTGTTTTGGAAACGTGGGGATCAATGGCACCAAAAGCAGAGCCATTGGCATTGAAACAACTGTAAAATTTTGGATCCTTCGTTAGGTGGGATCCAACAGAATAGATCTCAGAATATGCGCGAAAATCGTTGAAGTGGAGCTGGGGGAGCATGTCAGTTAGGATGTACGAATGTTAGAGGTTGAAACGCACTTCATTAGGACCAATGCGAATGACAGAACCTATCACAGAATACATTCATTTAGACGTCGAGTATATCTGTGAGTTGAAGTAGCGGTGCCATACCATAGATGGAATGTAGCCGATGTATTTGTGTTAACATTTCGCCGCCCTTGATAATATCATAATACGTCTTATACAAAGACGTAGCTGCGGCCAGCCGAGGACCAGGAAAAGAGGACAATGGATGAAAGTAAAGCCTTCGAACCATTACGAAAAGTCCAGAAACCAAGAAGCAAAGGAGCGTTGCGCAAGTAGAACGGCATATCAAGAATAATATAAAGGTATGCATGGCGTTGATAGGTGACTTTGAAGGTTTGACTCCTTGAGTTTTATAGTCTTCATTGCAGCAAACCTGGTCACGACGGATTCTGTACGTTTGACAGCTCGAAGAATTCAAACAGGAGTTCACGCCATTCCTTGTTCGCAATCATAGTGACTGGCATCGCCGTCGGAAATTTTTGGCCGGTCGGATAGGGATGTATACAGTGGACTGGCTTCTTGTACCAACCGGTGATTTGGTTTGACTGCCATTAACGCCCAAATTCGAAACAAAGAATTGCATGCCGAATAATGATGTAGCTGGaacgcggcggcggcggtctAAGGTTATGGAGCTTTGAGTGACAGGCCTATCCGCGGAACTATCATGACCGATATTCCTGGTCTGCTGGTGGCGAGGAGAGTGATGCCACTCTACGGGTGGGGTAGAAGAGACCATGTGGTCGAGACGTTTGCGCAACCAAGGCACAGGCTGGATAATCCCAGCAAGACATAAACAAGGGTACCGTGTATAAAGATCTG
The sequence above is a segment of the Psilocybe cubensis strain MGC-MH-2018 chromosome 4, whole genome shotgun sequence genome. Coding sequences within it:
- a CDS encoding putative transporter (putative transporter C417.10); the encoded protein is MAAVDQIDKFPHDDAISSPSIRNFGGSGIDAEVVQFFAQSKLVPQTTVINDVTNSRLRWLIHKRVLRSHHSFAFLTISVFSVAQTLDKGTINFASIMGIREDTRLQGQQYAWLTTCVYIAILLWEFPTNRLIQRLPVAKYLGLNIAAWGAVLACTAACTDFTGLIIVRTLLGVFECVCQPAFVFLSTMWYTREEQALVIGAFYSMNGFQQCVGGLIAYGIAQVHHARLKNWQILFTLLGCITFVWGLFVLWWLPDSPMRASCFSPEDRLLMAERVRKNDTGIQNRKFKFYQAREALRDSTVWAVTIISITNALPTGGLGAFSNIILTEFGFTQLQTYLLAIAQGVIIMIFLFSAAYLSKRFNERLILEFIYTLPNVAGTIVFLCVPTSAKTKVGLLLAFYCTQGFGAVAVLNLAVMSGNIGGVYSDTIIIQELLFSAWAVGNAVGPQVFRDNDKPRYLKAFVAHLVVYGVQLVTIFVLRVHLMRRNVLKRRERYNRSPEQTGQEVLDESLAHKHAFDDLTDQENPEFTTN
- a CDS encoding Unsaturated rhamnogalacturonyl hydrolase YesR; this translates as MSQRNANPLKQQVLNHIDALIKCLVNIEDTTGEYLLTLSDGRVIDTKGWNDWEWTHGIGLYGLWQFYEVTGNQGALRVCLDWFRDRFAVGTSKNVNTMSPLLTAANIHDSRLANYSVHMDSWAEWVMYEMPRTEEGGLQHITYLEDNKEQLWDDTLMMSVLPLTKIGIVFGRNEYIEEAKRQFLLHIHYLRDIQTGLWFHGWTFAGRHHFGRLLGLPQDDGLRLFLVSTLRAQIDALVACQDQASGLWHTILDDQTSYLEASASAGFAYGILKALRLRLVSREERYELASKKAIEGVIANISEAGELMNVSFGTPVFNDAESYRKVPLTSMPYGQSLALLALTEYLRTFL
- a CDS encoding Cytochrome P450 monooxygenase (Cytochrome P450 monooxygenase AOL_s00215g280); the encoded protein is MVRRLYFHPLSSFPGPRLAAATSLYKTYYDIIKGGEMLTQIHRLHSIYGSVIRIGPNELHFNDFRAYSEIYSVGSHLTKDPKFYSCFNANGSAFGAIDPHVSKTRRSFMNKFFSRKEVIKLEDVIQQKVDRLVSKLETTSGTTTDMFLAFRSATLDIITAYMFGHCLDAIEYPDFSSPLLLNIQIALPLLWVIKSFPWVLPILSILPKSKWCARSIFEQFQALLFVRNFLVASLDRTAQEVKLKAHPEPSLSTICHRLFDPMSKAGLIYPSLQAIIDESLSLLQAGSDTVGNTCTVGTFYVLNDKVIYTQLITELRTQWPDKTVPVDLAFLQKLPYLTAVIKESLRLSHGFVTPLPRIVGHSGAKVGGFEIPPNTIVSMSVTSVHLNETLFPNPSQFKPERWLHSSHLSLGRFLVPFSAGPRMCMGMSMAWAELYLFFGYLFRKLDMQIIDTDISDFCTYKDYFVPIHVGRHLRILVAEGG